The following are encoded together in the Pleurocapsa sp. FMAR1 genome:
- a CDS encoding DUF1868 domain-containing protein, which yields MDESYQDYINRVARLTLPSACSMQLQTVQHSPKYIDGKPVSFPGYSVITPPAKEDTANEGFYKQVKNLQQQLSQQLEPGFFIPLPSTSFHFTLADLVWDDNYRQIAAANPSFDQELRNQVAVSFEQYKDSISANQSLSWQLWGIITRPRAIMACLVPKDQESYQLVVKLRRSLYQNSGLIGLGIEQQYDLTAHITLGYFGDIPSSLNRDRLCIVLSQINDYLVESELPEFVIEQAQLRKFEDMVHYHREPDWAAVQFNEQ from the coding sequence TTGGACGAATCATATCAAGACTATATCAACCGAGTTGCTAGGTTAACCTTACCCAGCGCTTGTTCGATGCAATTACAAACTGTTCAACACTCTCCCAAGTATATCGACGGCAAGCCAGTATCATTTCCTGGGTACAGTGTAATTACTCCTCCTGCGAAAGAAGATACAGCCAACGAAGGTTTTTATAAGCAGGTAAAAAACCTACAGCAGCAATTATCTCAGCAACTAGAGCCTGGCTTTTTTATTCCTTTGCCGTCAACAAGTTTCCATTTTACTTTGGCAGACTTAGTTTGGGATGATAATTATCGGCAAATAGCAGCAGCAAATCCTAGTTTCGATCAAGAGTTACGCAATCAAGTAGCTGTTAGTTTTGAGCAGTATAAAGATTCTATATCGGCTAATCAATCTCTTTCCTGGCAATTATGGGGAATTATCACCAGACCTAGAGCAATTATGGCTTGTTTAGTCCCTAAAGACCAAGAAAGCTATCAGTTGGTAGTTAAATTGCGACGCTCTCTTTATCAGAATTCAGGATTGATTGGTTTGGGAATTGAACAGCAGTATGACTTAACGGCTCATATTACTTTAGGATATTTTGGTGATATACCTTCTAGTTTAAACCGCGATCGCCTTTGTATTGTTCTATCGCAAATTAACGATTATTTAGTGGAAAGTGAACTACCCGAATTTGTGATTGAACAGGCACAGCTAAGGAAGTTTGAAGACATGGTTCATTATCATCGTGAACCTGATTGGGCTGCCGTTCAATTCAATGAACAATAA
- a CDS encoding Gfo/Idh/MocA family protein: MSSQFIRWGILGTGFIAGEFAKGLRSVPNAQLLGVASRKQAKAQAFAQILGIPRAYESYEQLVNDPDLDVVYVATPNHTHKDLCILALKAGKPVLCEKPFALNAQETQEIIQVARSQKLFCMEAMWMRFMPLIQAVKRKIESGEIGDLKMLSADFGYPFAYDPDSRFFKPEFGGGALLDRGVYGLSLAYYLFGEPSQIVAQGAIAPSGVDEQSTILLNYPQGKLATLSQSLCTYSSNQAVIMGTKGKIIIHELFIKPEKISVSKFSQLTQSYPSPLIPPNFKQRLVAAAKQNRLIKRGYMFISSLLVSDQTTVELITGNGYNYEALEVMNCLKNGQLESEVMPLNETLKIMEAVDRIRSQW; the protein is encoded by the coding sequence ATGTCATCACAATTTATACGCTGGGGAATATTAGGTACAGGTTTTATAGCAGGAGAATTTGCCAAAGGGTTAAGATCTGTCCCAAATGCACAATTATTAGGTGTAGCTTCTAGAAAACAGGCTAAAGCTCAAGCTTTTGCACAAATATTAGGTATACCACGAGCTTATGAAAGCTATGAACAATTAGTCAATGACCCCGATCTTGATGTTGTTTATGTTGCTACCCCAAATCATACCCATAAGGATTTGTGTATTTTAGCTTTAAAAGCTGGCAAGCCCGTTCTCTGTGAAAAGCCTTTTGCTCTTAATGCCCAAGAGACTCAAGAGATAATTCAAGTAGCGCGCAGCCAAAAGCTGTTTTGCATGGAAGCAATGTGGATGCGTTTTATGCCTTTGATTCAAGCAGTAAAAAGAAAAATTGAATCAGGTGAAATAGGCGATCTTAAAATGCTGAGTGCTGATTTTGGCTATCCTTTTGCTTACGATCCTGATAGTCGCTTTTTTAAACCAGAATTTGGAGGTGGAGCATTATTAGATCGCGGTGTTTATGGACTGTCTTTGGCTTATTATCTTTTTGGAGAGCCTTCACAGATAGTCGCTCAGGGGGCGATCGCTCCTTCTGGTGTAGATGAACAGTCTACAATTTTATTAAATTATCCTCAAGGAAAACTAGCTACCTTATCTCAATCCCTTTGTACCTATAGTTCTAACCAAGCAGTAATTATGGGTACTAAGGGCAAAATTATTATTCACGAACTCTTTATTAAACCTGAAAAAATATCTGTCAGCAAGTTTTCGCAATTGACTCAATCTTATCCTTCTCCTTTGATACCTCCCAATTTTAAACAGAGGTTGGTTGCCGCTGCCAAACAAAACAGACTAATTAAGCGCGGGTATATGTTTATTTCCAGCCTGCTTGTGTCTGACCAAACAACAGTCGAACTCATAACAGGCAATGGTTATAACTATGAAGCATTAGAAGTTATGAACTGCCTTAAAAAT
- a CDS encoding cytochrome b6-f complex subunit PetL, with protein MGGVIAFVLIIGLYTGIALGLYFGLRKFKII; from the coding sequence ATGGGTGGCGTAATTGCTTTTGTATTAATTATTGGCTTGTATACAGGAATTGCTTTAGGTCTATACTTTGGTTTGCGCAAATTTAAAATTATTTAA
- the rlmN gene encoding 23S rRNA (adenine(2503)-C(2))-methyltransferase RlmN — MTLQTIKKSDNSKVLLGKSLAELTAWVEEHGQPAYRGKQLYQWLYQKGARSLLDISVFPKKWREEMADYPLGRSTIHYRSVAADATRKYLLRLGDGLIIEAVGIPTSKRLTVCVSSQVGCPMDCDFCATGKGGFTRNLKAYEIVDQVLTVQEDFQQRVSNVVFMGMGEPMANIDEVVAAVKSLNQDVGIGARSLTVSTVGIPGKIQQLAQHQLQIVLAVSLHASNQALREQLIPSAKKYTLDNLLDECRDYVQVTGRRVTFEYVLLAGVNDLSENARELVQCLKGFQAHVNLIPYNPISEVDYQRPDKRRIQAFTDILEEANIAVSVRYSRGLEADAACGQLRASKI; from the coding sequence ATGACACTTCAAACAATAAAAAAATCAGACAATTCTAAAGTTCTCTTGGGCAAATCTTTGGCTGAGTTAACCGCTTGGGTAGAAGAACATGGGCAACCTGCCTATAGGGGAAAGCAACTATACCAATGGTTATACCAAAAAGGAGCGCGATCGCTTTTGGATATTTCTGTATTCCCTAAAAAATGGCGCGAAGAGATGGCTGATTATCCTTTGGGACGCTCTACAATTCATTATCGTAGCGTTGCTGCCGATGCTACCCGTAAATATCTGCTGCGTCTTGGAGATGGGTTGATTATTGAAGCAGTTGGCATTCCCACCTCTAAACGTTTGACTGTGTGTGTTTCTTCTCAGGTTGGCTGTCCGATGGACTGCGATTTTTGCGCCACAGGTAAAGGCGGTTTTACTCGCAATCTCAAGGCTTATGAAATCGTCGATCAGGTGCTGACGGTGCAAGAAGATTTCCAACAGAGAGTAAGTAACGTGGTGTTTATGGGTATGGGAGAACCTATGGCAAATATTGATGAGGTTGTAGCTGCGGTTAAATCTCTCAATCAAGATGTCGGAATTGGAGCGCGATCGCTTACTGTCTCTACAGTGGGTATTCCTGGTAAAATCCAACAGTTAGCTCAACATCAACTACAGATTGTACTAGCGGTCAGTCTTCATGCCTCTAATCAAGCTTTGCGAGAACAATTAATCCCTAGTGCTAAGAAATACACTTTAGATAATCTATTGGATGAATGTCGCGATTATGTTCAGGTTACGGGGAGAAGAGTAACCTTTGAATATGTTCTACTGGCAGGAGTTAATGACCTATCAGAAAATGCCAGGGAATTGGTTCAGTGTCTTAAAGGCTTCCAAGCCCACGTCAACCTTATTCCTTATAATCCCATTTCTGAAGTTGATTATCAAAGACCAGATAAACGCCGCATTCAAGCATTTACTGATATTCTAGAAGAGGCAAATATAGCCGTTAGCGTTCGCTATTCTCGTGGCTTGGAAGCAGATGCAGCCTGCGGACAGCTAAGAGCCTCAAAAATTTAG
- a CDS encoding Gfo/Idh/MocA family protein yields MPDTNTINIAIVGCGFVADYYLKTLQNYSELRIAGVYDWKQTKAEHFAQYHRLRVYASLEELLEDQDVTLVVNLTNPKSHYEITLACLKANKHVYSEKPLAMEMEQAEELVDFAERQGLYLASAPCNLLSETAQTMWKALREEVVGEVFLVYAEMDDGLIHKMPYKSWVSESGIPWPYIDEFEVGCTLEHVGYYLSWFPAFFGRAESVTAFGSTQIKDKRTDVSLEIDSPDFSVACIKFASGVVVRLTCSIIAPHDHSLRIFGEEGIISIKDCWFYNSPVYIRRMFNLRRKRFISPIKQKYKLKNSHKSKKFNYRGAFQMDFARGIAEIANAIRENRPCRLSARYSLHVNELALAIHDARQTNGTYKIKSSFEPIKPMPWAK; encoded by the coding sequence ATGCCTGATACTAATACCATTAATATTGCCATTGTTGGATGCGGTTTTGTAGCTGATTATTACCTAAAAACCTTGCAAAACTATTCAGAATTGAGAATAGCAGGAGTATATGATTGGAAGCAAACCAAAGCGGAACATTTTGCTCAATACCATCGCCTTCGGGTTTACGCCTCATTAGAAGAATTGCTTGAAGACCAAGATGTAACGCTGGTTGTCAATTTAACAAACCCCAAAAGTCACTATGAAATAACCCTTGCTTGTCTGAAGGCGAATAAGCACGTTTACTCAGAAAAACCTTTGGCAATGGAAATGGAGCAAGCAGAAGAATTGGTTGATTTCGCCGAACGACAAGGACTATATTTAGCCTCAGCCCCGTGCAATCTTTTAAGCGAAACCGCACAAACAATGTGGAAGGCACTACGAGAAGAAGTAGTAGGGGAAGTTTTCTTAGTTTATGCTGAGATGGATGATGGATTAATTCACAAGATGCCCTACAAATCTTGGGTTAGTGAGTCGGGTATTCCTTGGCCATACATAGACGAATTTGAAGTAGGCTGCACTTTAGAACACGTTGGTTACTATCTTTCTTGGTTTCCTGCCTTTTTTGGACGAGCAGAAAGCGTTACTGCCTTTGGTTCTACTCAAATTAAGGACAAGAGAACAGATGTATCCTTGGAGATAGACTCCCCCGATTTTTCTGTAGCCTGCATCAAATTTGCTTCAGGAGTAGTGGTTAGGTTGACCTGTAGTATTATTGCCCCTCACGACCATAGTTTGCGAATTTTTGGAGAGGAGGGAATAATCAGCATTAAAGACTGTTGGTTTTATAATTCTCCTGTGTATATCAGGCGAATGTTTAATCTGCGACGCAAGAGATTTATAAGTCCTATTAAGCAGAAATACAAGCTTAAAAATAGTCACAAATCCAAAAAATTCAACTATCGCGGTGCTTTTCAAATGGATTTTGCTAGAGGCATTGCTGAAATAGCCAATGCAATTAGAGAGAATCGTCCTTGTCGCCTTTCGGCTCGATATTCTCTTCATGTTAACGAGTTAGCTTTAGCAATACATGATGCTAGACAAACCAATGGCACTTACAAAATCAAGTCTTCTTTTGAACCTATTAAACCCATGCCTTGGGCTAAATAA
- a CDS encoding cobalt-precorrin-8X methylmutase, with product MSFKIKELNHPIVEQSFAIIDQEVGEHNLSLEEYAIARRVIHATADFEYLNLLQFSPKAIASGISALKEGAPIVTDVTMVQRGITSLVAKTFKNPVIAAIEQVQIAESGKTRTETGLLKCWSKYPQAVYVIGNAPTALLALCQQIANSASKTIPALIIGVPVGFVSVIESKQALTEINVPQILIKGRKGGSPAAASILNALLILASE from the coding sequence TTGAGTTTTAAAATTAAAGAGTTAAATCATCCAATTGTTGAACAAAGTTTTGCCATCATCGACCAGGAGGTAGGAGAGCATAATCTTAGTCTAGAAGAATATGCGATCGCTCGTCGGGTAATTCATGCTACTGCGGACTTTGAATATTTGAACCTGTTGCAGTTTAGTCCCAAGGCGATCGCTTCTGGGATTTCTGCACTCAAAGAAGGTGCGCCAATTGTGACAGATGTAACGATGGTGCAGCGGGGAATTACTAGTTTAGTGGCAAAAACTTTTAAAAACCCAGTTATTGCTGCTATTGAACAGGTGCAGATAGCCGAATCAGGAAAAACTCGCACCGAAACAGGCTTGCTTAAATGTTGGTCAAAGTATCCCCAGGCTGTGTATGTTATTGGCAACGCGCCCACCGCCCTGCTTGCTCTTTGTCAGCAGATTGCTAATTCTGCCTCAAAAACCATACCAGCATTAATTATCGGTGTTCCTGTAGGTTTTGTCTCGGTAATTGAATCTAAACAAGCCCTAACAGAGATAAACGTACCGCAAATTTTAATAAAAGGTAGAAAAGGAGGCTCTCCCGCAGCGGCTTCTATTTTAAATGCGTTATTGATTTTAGCATCTGAGTAA